A portion of the Scylla paramamosain isolate STU-SP2022 chromosome 32, ASM3559412v1, whole genome shotgun sequence genome contains these proteins:
- the LOC135088943 gene encoding uncharacterized protein LOC135088943 isoform X2, with amino-acid sequence MGSERGVIMNDTVGVVVTQALSSASSILLPNRATTQGGHFRDVAAKLVWHSAAAQLPGEVLVPPSSSTVPREASFTPSSLWWCRLQHLTSHSLQPFQNFIKSLGDTNTHGSQAHPAQAGGCVAPEGNSSPEWTPVGGPGSGCWLEQQGE; translated from the exons ATGGGTAGTGAAAGAGGGGTTATTAT GAATGATacagtgggagtggtggtgactCAGGCTCTGAGCTCTGCTTCCTCCATTCTGCTCCCCAACAGAGCCACTACACAAGGTGGACATTTTCGAG ATGTGGCAGCCAAGTTGGTGTGGCACTCTGCAGCTGCTCAGCTGCCAGGAGAGGTGTTGGTGCCACCCTCCAGCTCAACAGTGCCAAGAGAAGCGAGCTTCACTCCCAGTTCCCTCTGGTGGTGTAGATTGCAACACTTGACATCACATTCACTGCAACCATTTCAGAATTTCAT CAAATCCCTGGGTGACACCAACACCCATGGCAGCCAAGCACACCCTGCACAGGCTGGTGGTTGTGTGGCACCAGAGGGGAACAGCAGCCCAGAATGGACACCAGTGGGTGGCCCTGGGAGTGGGTGTTGGCTTGAGCAGCAGGGAGAGTAG